In a genomic window of Neisseria flavescens:
- a CDS encoding peptidyl-prolyl cis-trans isomerase — protein MKKTYFTSALMLALTSGTLFAQTLATVNGQAIDSSVIDDQVASVRASNPNVQDTPELRQMLTERQVISTVVTQEAKKLKLDQSAEFKTALEQARADAAKQGADKKATFKTEWAVFENDLLGQAFAAHIVRQYPVQEKDVKAAYNDFSNFYKGTQEVQLGEIVTDSSSNAQKAIADLDAKKSFVSVLNQYSIDEAAKKAGGIPKAYVPLKDLQESAPPLYAAVKDLKKGAHTKTPLQNGNLYAVFYVNDRRNVTVPSYETAKNEIGSDLQAARVDAAIQSLLKKASIKVNK, from the coding sequence ATGAAAAAAACCTACTTTACTTCAGCCTTGATGCTTGCCCTGACTTCCGGCACCCTGTTTGCCCAAACTTTGGCGACCGTCAACGGTCAAGCCATCGACAGCAGCGTTATCGATGACCAAGTTGCTTCCGTACGCGCCAGCAACCCGAACGTTCAAGACACTCCTGAATTGCGTCAAATGTTGACTGAACGCCAAGTTATCAGCACTGTTGTTACTCAAGAAGCCAAAAAATTGAAACTGGATCAAAGTGCTGAATTCAAAACAGCATTGGAACAAGCGCGTGCCGATGCCGCCAAGCAAGGCGCAGATAAAAAAGCCACATTCAAAACCGAATGGGCAGTTTTCGAAAATGATTTGTTAGGCCAAGCTTTCGCGGCGCATATCGTCCGTCAATATCCTGTTCAAGAAAAAGATGTCAAAGCCGCTTACAACGACTTCAGCAACTTCTATAAAGGTACTCAGGAAGTCCAACTGGGCGAAATCGTGACCGACAGCAGCAGCAATGCCCAAAAAGCCATTGCCGATTTGGATGCGAAAAAAAGCTTTGTTTCGGTATTGAACCAATACTCAATTGACGAAGCGGCCAAAAAAGCCGGCGGCATCCCTAAAGCTTATGTTCCGCTTAAAGATTTACAAGAATCAGCGCCTCCGCTTTACGCTGCTGTCAAAGACCTGAAAAAAGGTGCGCACACTAAAACGCCGCTGCAAAACGGTAATTTGTACGCCGTTTTCTACGTCAATGACCGCCGTAACGTTACCGTACCTTCTTACGAAACCGCTAAAAACGAGATTGGCAGCGACTTACAGGCAGCCCGTGTTGATGCGGCCATTCAATCATTGCTGAAAAAAGCCAGCATCAAAGTCAACAAATAA
- a CDS encoding YciI family protein, translated as MEYFMLLATDAEDVHEARMAARPAHLARLEELKEQGRLLTAGPNPLPDNPERVSGSLIVAQFESLDAAQEWAEQDPYVDAGVYAEVLIKPFKAVFK; from the coding sequence ATGGAATATTTCATGCTTTTGGCCACTGATGCCGAAGATGTCCACGAAGCACGCATGGCGGCCCGCCCTGCTCATTTGGCACGCTTGGAAGAATTGAAAGAGCAAGGCCGTCTGCTGACTGCCGGCCCCAATCCTCTACCAGACAATCCGGAACGTGTTTCCGGCAGCCTGATTGTGGCTCAATTTGAATCTTTGGACGCTGCACAAGAATGGGCTGAACAAGACCCTTACGTTGATGCCGGCGTATACGCAGAAGTATTGATTAAACCCTTTAAAGCTGTGTTCAAATGA
- the porB gene encoding trimeric porin PorB, with amino-acid sequence MKKSLIALTLAALPVAAMADVTLYGQIKAGVEVSRTKMKVSDQAGKSETTKSKTATEIADFGSRIGFKGHEHLGSNLNAIWQVEQKTSIAGGDSGFANRESFIGLEGGFGKVRAGNLNTTLKDSSDSIDPWEAGANSDVLTLGKFERVDSREVSVRYDSPVFAGFSASVQYQPRDNANPNDKYGHKRASGDAYYAGLNYENSGFFARYAGGFAKHDLKTNEDGVVNDNPVNGTVKGDLKDHQTHRVVAGYDANNLLVAVAAQYDASKNGYADTSNAQTAYGKKNKQTEVAATAAYRFGNVTPRVSYAHGFKPTVDGKQVAGGQYNQVIVGADYDFSKRTSALVSAGWLKEGKGDNTKEKTAGTVGLRHKF; translated from the coding sequence ATGAAAAAATCTCTGATTGCTCTGACTTTGGCAGCTCTGCCTGTTGCAGCTATGGCTGATGTGACTTTGTACGGTCAAATCAAAGCCGGCGTAGAAGTTTCTCGAACCAAAATGAAAGTTTCAGATCAAGCTGGTAAATCTGAAACTACTAAATCTAAAACTGCTACCGAGATTGCTGACTTCGGCTCTCGCATCGGTTTCAAAGGTCACGAACACTTGGGTAGCAACTTGAATGCTATCTGGCAAGTTGAACAAAAAACTTCTATCGCCGGTGGTGACTCTGGCTTTGCTAACCGTGAATCTTTCATTGGTTTAGAAGGCGGTTTCGGTAAAGTTCGTGCCGGTAACCTGAATACTACCCTGAAAGACAGCAGCGATAGCATCGATCCATGGGAAGCCGGCGCAAACTCAGATGTTTTGACATTAGGCAAATTCGAACGTGTAGATTCTCGTGAAGTATCTGTACGCTATGACTCTCCTGTATTTGCCGGTTTCAGCGCAAGCGTACAATACCAACCTCGTGACAATGCAAATCCTAATGATAAATATGGCCATAAGCGTGCTTCTGGTGATGCATACTATGCTGGTTTGAATTACGAAAACTCTGGTTTCTTTGCTCGCTATGCAGGTGGTTTTGCTAAGCACGACTTGAAAACTAATGAAGATGGAGTTGTTAACGACAATCCTGTTAATGGTACAGTTAAAGGTGATTTGAAAGATCATCAAACTCATCGCGTAGTTGCCGGTTACGATGCAAATAATCTGTTGGTTGCTGTTGCTGCTCAATATGATGCATCTAAAAATGGTTATGCCGATACTAGCAATGCTCAAACTGCCTATGGTAAGAAAAACAAACAAACTGAAGTTGCTGCCACCGCTGCTTACCGCTTCGGTAATGTAACTCCTCGTGTTTCTTACGCTCACGGTTTCAAACCTACTGTGGATGGTAAGCAAGTAGCTGGTGGTCAATACAACCAAGTTATCGTTGGTGCTGACTACGACTTCTCTAAACGCACTTCTGCCCTGGTGTCAGCCGGCTGGTTGAAAGAAGGCAAAGGCGACAACACAAAAGAGAAAACTGCTGGTACTGTCGGCCTGCGTCACAAATTCTAA
- a CDS encoding FimV/HubP family polar landmark protein, with protein MTSLSASAGLGGLNVQSHLGEPFTGSITVTGEEAQALLNGGKATISNGNLRATVRKSGDKAVVTIRSSKAIKDPVLVFQVGVGAQSREYTAIIDPAGYDSKDAASVRTRPATESQSSEPTRNAQQPATKNNKAAGNQVAQARKDVQRKAEKKQVQTASAKNDTAARSGRQHLVRTGETLIAIASGIRPQGMTLDQTIQALVNANPDVFIDNNANRMLAGKVLNIPNRSELQRLAASAPAKTNTATEKGDEAVNATEAKTEKPVVQPEAQTEAQVKDAGVNTQQQEEVKQASAEQTEQAASAAVNENTASTVPASDVQEAMASDAQENVVASEPVATTDSVAEQTESESDGNLWKWLLAGGAALIAAWLLLKAAGKRKDEPEEAPVSRKDEGKAVQKNVAAAVAATKVTPSEKTQDGLLIEDDFEDDVVITEVEESSNIDDVKLDLGKIDNSQAGILSGAVTHDVETEQRRHADWDSIESTESVYEPEPENPYQPVSVVMPERKEEQVNTFAEFDFATETKVFESRNEEPLEFTVDTPEDSDGHVLPFDVKQDQDFQIQETKEEVEKEEAASEFVIEEGALEWGAEDVSVAADKSNSERGFVSESVGMTAPLEAKYDLAKMYIEIGDPEAARETLQGLIEEAEGDILHKAQKLMKELGA; from the coding sequence ATGACATCGCTCAGCGCTTCTGCAGGTTTGGGCGGCTTGAATGTTCAATCTCATTTGGGTGAGCCTTTTACAGGCAGTATCACTGTAACCGGCGAGGAAGCTCAGGCTTTGCTTAATGGCGGTAAGGCCACTATTTCAAATGGCAATTTGCGCGCAACGGTACGCAAATCAGGTGATAAGGCAGTCGTTACCATCCGCTCTTCTAAAGCCATCAAAGATCCTGTTTTGGTTTTCCAAGTAGGTGTCGGCGCACAATCGCGTGAGTACACCGCTATTATCGATCCGGCCGGATATGATTCTAAAGATGCAGCATCTGTTCGTACCCGTCCGGCTACTGAATCTCAATCCTCCGAGCCGACACGCAATGCCCAACAGCCTGCAACTAAAAACAATAAAGCAGCAGGTAATCAGGTAGCTCAAGCGCGTAAGGATGTGCAGCGTAAGGCTGAGAAAAAACAAGTTCAGACGGCCTCTGCTAAAAACGACACGGCTGCACGTTCAGGCAGACAGCATTTGGTGCGTACGGGTGAAACCCTGATTGCCATTGCGTCCGGCATCCGTCCACAAGGTATGACCCTGGATCAAACCATTCAGGCTTTGGTAAATGCCAATCCGGATGTGTTTATCGATAATAATGCCAACCGTATGTTGGCAGGTAAAGTGCTGAATATTCCAAACCGTAGCGAATTGCAACGCTTGGCTGCTTCTGCTCCTGCTAAAACCAATACAGCGACAGAGAAAGGCGATGAAGCCGTCAATGCAACAGAAGCTAAAACAGAGAAACCTGTTGTTCAGCCTGAGGCTCAAACTGAAGCCCAGGTTAAAGATGCTGGCGTAAATACACAGCAACAGGAAGAAGTGAAACAAGCTTCAGCTGAACAAACAGAACAAGCAGCATCTGCAGCGGTTAATGAAAATACCGCATCAACTGTTCCTGCGTCCGATGTTCAAGAAGCTATGGCTTCTGATGCTCAAGAGAATGTAGTGGCTTCTGAGCCTGTTGCAACCACGGATTCTGTTGCGGAGCAAACAGAAAGCGAATCAGACGGCAATTTATGGAAATGGTTATTGGCAGGCGGTGCAGCCCTTATTGCTGCTTGGTTGTTGTTGAAAGCTGCCGGTAAACGTAAAGACGAGCCGGAAGAAGCACCTGTAAGCCGTAAGGATGAAGGGAAGGCTGTACAGAAAAATGTTGCTGCTGCGGTTGCTGCAACTAAAGTAACGCCGTCTGAAAAAACTCAAGACGGTCTGCTTATCGAAGATGATTTCGAAGATGATGTCGTTATCACTGAAGTAGAAGAATCTTCCAATATCGATGATGTCAAACTTGATTTGGGTAAGATTGACAATAGTCAGGCAGGTATTCTTTCAGGTGCAGTAACGCATGATGTAGAGACAGAGCAACGTCGCCATGCTGATTGGGATAGTATCGAATCAACAGAAAGCGTGTACGAGCCTGAACCGGAAAATCCGTATCAGCCGGTATCGGTTGTTATGCCGGAACGTAAAGAAGAGCAGGTAAATACATTTGCTGAGTTTGATTTTGCGACAGAAACAAAAGTTTTCGAGTCGCGAAATGAAGAGCCACTCGAGTTTACGGTAGATACCCCTGAAGATTCAGACGGCCATGTGCTGCCATTCGATGTCAAGCAAGATCAAGACTTTCAAATTCAAGAAACCAAAGAAGAAGTAGAGAAAGAAGAAGCTGCTTCTGAGTTTGTGATTGAAGAAGGTGCATTGGAATGGGGAGCTGAAGATGTTTCAGTGGCTGCCGATAAAAGCAATAGTGAAAGAGGCTTTGTTTCAGAATCAGTCGGCATGACTGCACCGCTTGAAGCTAAATATGATTTGGCTAAGATGTATATCGAAATCGGTGATCCTGAAGCGGCTCGAGAAACATTGCAAGGGCTGATTGAAGAGGCTGAAGGCGATATTCTGCATAAAGCCCAAAAACTGATGAAAGAGCTTGGCGCATAA
- the truA gene encoding tRNA pseudouridine(38-40) synthase TruA: MTEQANTTGHLMQRWALTLSYDGSRFYGWQKQAGDLPTVQTALEQALSSIAGEQINTIVAGRTDTGVHATAQVVHFDTSVSRPEQAWVRGVNAHLPDGVAVLVAQKVAPHFHARFDAYGRHYRYLLESSPVRSPLLVGRVGWTHLKLDLNLMRQAAALLEGEHDFSSFRAAECQAKSPVKTLYSTKISGTSRYLCLDLHGNAFLHHMVRNIMGALVYVGSGRISVDEFESVFHAKSRLKAPPTFMSDGLYLTGVDYPDEFGVTQLSLPEWMSIPGNDFQTA, translated from the coding sequence ATGACTGAACAAGCAAATACAACAGGACATCTGATGCAGCGTTGGGCTTTGACCCTCTCTTATGATGGAAGCCGTTTTTATGGTTGGCAAAAACAGGCTGGAGATTTGCCGACTGTTCAGACGGCCTTAGAGCAGGCCTTGTCTTCAATAGCAGGGGAGCAAATTAATACTATTGTTGCAGGAAGGACGGATACGGGTGTGCATGCAACTGCTCAGGTAGTGCATTTTGATACATCAGTAAGTCGTCCGGAGCAAGCATGGGTGCGGGGAGTCAATGCACATTTGCCTGATGGTGTTGCTGTATTGGTTGCGCAAAAAGTTGCACCTCATTTCCATGCCCGATTTGATGCTTATGGCCGCCATTATCGTTATTTATTGGAATCCTCACCGGTTCGTTCTCCATTATTGGTTGGCAGGGTAGGGTGGACGCATTTGAAATTGGATTTAAATCTGATGAGGCAGGCTGCTGCCCTGTTGGAGGGTGAACATGACTTTTCCAGTTTTCGAGCGGCTGAATGTCAGGCGAAGTCCCCTGTAAAAACACTATATAGTACAAAGATTAGTGGAACTTCTCGCTATCTGTGCCTTGATTTGCATGGAAATGCATTCTTGCATCATATGGTGCGCAATATTATGGGTGCATTGGTGTATGTGGGTAGTGGCAGAATCAGTGTGGATGAGTTTGAGTCGGTCTTTCATGCAAAAAGTAGATTGAAGGCTCCGCCAACTTTTATGTCAGATGGTCTGTATTTAACAGGTGTTGACTATCCTGATGAGTTTGGAGTGACGCAGCTATCGTTGCCCGAGTGGATGAGCATTCCAGGTAATGATTTTCAGACGGCCTAA
- a CDS encoding gluconokinase, GntK/IdnK-type encodes MTTHFVMMGVCGCGKTTAALSLQKHFNQCPYAEGDDFHTQANRDKMGAGIPLTDEDRYPWLGNLRDWMTEQAKNGEKYSIVTCSALKRQYRDILRGAEGKVAFIHLTPPQAINLERMLSRQGHYMKAGMLDSQLEILEELGADEYGVKIDNPGSPEAVEADIVNWVKAQGLI; translated from the coding sequence ATGACGACACATTTTGTCATGATGGGCGTGTGCGGTTGCGGTAAAACCACTGCCGCGCTGTCTTTGCAAAAACATTTCAACCAATGCCCGTATGCCGAAGGCGATGATTTTCATACCCAAGCCAACCGCGACAAGATGGGTGCCGGTATTCCGTTGACGGATGAAGACCGTTACCCATGGCTGGGCAATTTGCGTGACTGGATGACGGAGCAGGCAAAAAATGGGGAAAAATATTCCATCGTTACTTGTTCCGCACTCAAACGCCAATACCGTGATATTCTGCGTGGCGCAGAAGGGAAGGTGGCTTTTATCCATTTGACCCCGCCTCAAGCAATCAATCTTGAGCGTATGCTGTCGCGTCAGGGGCATTATATGAAAGCCGGAATGCTGGATTCGCAGCTGGAGATTTTGGAAGAGCTGGGTGCTGATGAATACGGTGTCAAAATCGATAATCCGGGTTCGCCTGAAGCCGTTGAGGCAGATATTGTGAACTGGGTGAAAGCGCAAGGCTTGATTTAG
- a CDS encoding BolA family protein, whose translation MSNMRQIIEERLRTLEPEFFDFEDESHLHAGHAGNKGGGHYAIVVVSNAFENIGRLQRQRMIKQLLQDLFSDGLIHALSIKAATPDEYFH comes from the coding sequence ATGAGCAATATGCGTCAAATTATCGAGGAACGCCTACGGACGCTTGAGCCTGAGTTCTTCGATTTTGAAGATGAAAGCCATCTGCATGCCGGCCATGCCGGTAATAAAGGCGGCGGGCATTACGCCATAGTGGTGGTCAGCAACGCATTTGAAAACATTGGCCGCCTCCAGCGACAACGTATGATTAAGCAGCTTTTACAGGACTTGTTTTCAGACGGCCTGATTCATGCACTCAGTATCAAAGCGGCTACGCCGGACGAATACTTCCATTAA
- the dtd gene encoding D-aminoacyl-tRNA deacylase: MRAVIQKVTQAKVDVLSEDSHETCGEINNGFMILLGVTHTDTEADAKYIADKTANLRIFEDENGKLNLSLKDVGGSILLVSQFTLYADTRSGRRPSFSNAAPAEQADKLYQYTAQLLREHGLTVETGRFQTHMQVSLCNDGPVTLLLDSQKTF, encoded by the coding sequence ATGCGCGCTGTTATCCAAAAAGTTACCCAAGCCAAAGTTGACGTTTTGTCCGAAGATTCCCACGAAACCTGCGGCGAAATCAACAACGGATTTATGATATTGCTCGGCGTTACCCACACCGATACAGAAGCGGACGCCAAATACATTGCGGATAAAACCGCCAACCTGCGTATCTTTGAAGACGAAAACGGCAAATTAAATTTATCGCTCAAAGATGTCGGCGGCTCGATATTACTGGTTTCCCAGTTTACCCTTTACGCCGATACACGCAGCGGCCGCCGCCCTTCTTTCTCCAATGCCGCGCCCGCAGAACAAGCGGATAAGCTTTATCAATACACCGCACAACTTCTACGCGAACATGGCTTGACTGTCGAAACCGGCAGATTCCAAACCCATATGCAGGTCTCCCTTTGCAATGACGGGCCGGTTACCTTATTGCTCGATTCACAAAAAACATTCTAA
- a CDS encoding NosR/NirI family protein has product MMIVSLPAYAERLPDFLAKIQPSEIFPGADRYGKPEGKPLVARVYKGEEQLGLVYITTDVVNTRGYSSKPIDTMVALANDGTIAGAKLVEHHEPIMLIGIPQSRVDKFIDKYIGLNFIKNPPQPGVAPGDIISGATVTLMVINDSIQRSVKSVIHQYHLGTDKATQAGAAAASGEQAANEPAVQTRPRRAVNPDKQDIQSWNALLEQKAVGHLHISVDDINKLFEKGGKAGVAEHAEQGDGNDTFVDLYVALVSQPSIGKSLLGEAGWNNLQKRLQPGQQAIMVAGEGRYSWKGSGYVRGGIFDRIEMIQGDTSFRFTDAQHERVVALAAEGAPAFKEVSWFTIPEGVEFDAAEPWRLQLMIQRVLSVNDKAFVTADLDYELPKGYYVDDPKAPPVEVSAPVEQVAAVASAPESTGIAEDATAGDDGVSNQLWKQVWKAKQGQIIVVGIALTILLLVFLFQDWIVRYEKWYDRFRLCFLIFTLVYIGWYAQAQLSVVNTLTLFSAVLTEFHWEFFLMDPLVFILWLFTAATMLLWNRGTFCGWLCPFGSLQELTNRVAKKLGVKQITVPHLLHTRLTAIKYVIFFGLLAISLYDLGTAEKFAEVEPFKTAIILKFMREWWFVLFAAALLIAGLFIERFFCRYLCPLGAGIALPGRFRVFDWLRRYKMCGNPCQICTHECPVQAIAPEGDIHPNECIQCLHCQVMYHHDTRCPQVVATNKKKQKQAAAKSEQYDAAATKNAQEQVVQFVKKESAISVDK; this is encoded by the coding sequence ATGATGATAGTAAGCCTACCTGCTTATGCGGAGCGCTTGCCTGATTTCTTGGCAAAAATTCAGCCTTCTGAAATTTTTCCCGGTGCTGATCGCTACGGCAAACCTGAAGGTAAACCTTTAGTTGCTCGTGTATATAAAGGCGAAGAGCAGCTTGGCTTGGTTTATATCACGACTGACGTGGTCAATACGCGTGGTTATTCGAGTAAGCCGATTGATACGATGGTCGCATTGGCCAATGATGGCACTATTGCGGGAGCAAAATTGGTTGAGCACCATGAACCGATTATGCTGATTGGTATTCCGCAATCCCGTGTCGATAAATTCATTGATAAATATATTGGCTTAAATTTTATTAAAAATCCTCCGCAGCCTGGCGTGGCTCCTGGTGATATTATCAGTGGCGCGACTGTAACGTTGATGGTGATTAACGACAGTATTCAGCGCTCTGTCAAATCGGTTATTCATCAATATCATTTGGGTACGGATAAAGCGACTCAAGCCGGCGCTGCTGCCGCTTCTGGTGAGCAGGCTGCAAATGAGCCTGCGGTTCAAACCCGTCCCCGTCGTGCTGTGAATCCCGATAAACAAGACATTCAGTCTTGGAATGCACTGTTAGAACAAAAAGCTGTTGGTCATCTGCATATTTCTGTTGACGATATCAACAAACTGTTTGAAAAAGGCGGTAAAGCCGGTGTTGCTGAGCATGCAGAGCAGGGCGATGGTAACGATACATTCGTTGATTTATATGTTGCTTTGGTCAGCCAACCTTCTATCGGTAAAAGCCTTTTAGGTGAAGCCGGTTGGAATAATCTGCAAAAACGTTTGCAACCGGGTCAACAGGCAATTATGGTTGCCGGTGAAGGCCGATACTCTTGGAAAGGCTCAGGCTATGTGCGTGGCGGTATCTTCGACCGTATCGAAATGATTCAGGGCGATACCAGCTTCCGTTTTACCGATGCACAACATGAGCGTGTGGTTGCTTTGGCAGCGGAAGGTGCACCTGCATTTAAAGAGGTTTCTTGGTTTACCATCCCTGAAGGAGTGGAATTTGATGCTGCCGAGCCATGGCGTTTACAACTGATGATTCAACGTGTGTTGAGTGTTAACGATAAAGCTTTCGTAACTGCAGATTTGGATTACGAATTGCCAAAAGGCTATTATGTCGATGATCCAAAAGCACCACCTGTTGAAGTCAGCGCGCCGGTTGAGCAAGTTGCGGCTGTAGCTTCAGCTCCTGAAAGTACGGGTATTGCCGAAGATGCGACTGCCGGTGATGATGGTGTTTCCAACCAACTTTGGAAACAGGTTTGGAAAGCCAAACAAGGTCAAATTATTGTTGTCGGTATTGCTTTGACAATTCTCCTGTTGGTATTCCTGTTCCAAGACTGGATTGTACGTTACGAAAAATGGTATGACCGTTTCCGCCTCTGCTTCCTGATATTTACCCTGGTTTATATTGGTTGGTATGCGCAAGCGCAATTGTCGGTTGTCAATACGCTGACCTTGTTCTCCGCGGTTTTGACTGAATTCCACTGGGAATTCTTCCTGATGGATCCGCTGGTGTTCATTCTGTGGCTCTTTACAGCAGCGACCATGCTGTTGTGGAATAGGGGTACGTTCTGCGGCTGGCTGTGTCCTTTCGGTTCGTTGCAGGAATTGACCAATCGCGTTGCTAAAAAACTGGGCGTAAAACAAATTACTGTGCCACATCTGTTGCATACGCGCCTGACAGCCATTAAATACGTTATCTTCTTCGGTTTGCTGGCTATTTCCCTGTATGACTTGGGCACTGCTGAAAAATTTGCAGAAGTTGAACCTTTCAAAACCGCAATTATTCTGAAGTTTATGCGCGAATGGTGGTTTGTATTGTTTGCTGCAGCTTTGCTGATTGCCGGTTTGTTTATCGAACGTTTCTTCTGTCGTTATCTGTGTCCTTTGGGTGCGGGTATCGCATTGCCGGGTCGATTCCGTGTGTTTGACTGGCTACGCCGCTATAAAATGTGTGGCAATCCTTGTCAGATTTGTACGCATGAATGTCCGGTACAGGCCATTGCACCAGAAGGCGATATTCATCCGAACGAATGTATCCAATGCCTGCATTGCCAGGTAATGTATCACCACGATACGCGTTGTCCTCAAGTAGTGGCAACGAATAAGAAAAAACAAAAACAAGCGGCGGCAAAATCTGAGCAGTACGATGCGGCAGCAACGAAAAATGCTCAAGAACAAGTTGTTCAGTTTGTTAAAAAAGAATCGGCAATTAGTGTTGATAAGTAG
- a CDS encoding septation protein A, with translation MKILSDLFAVFLFFITYIITKDMIAATTVAVIVGIAQAALTFWKHRKLDTMQWISLILIVFFGGATILLKDNRFIMWKPTVLFWIGAIVMLFSHLAGKNGLKAVMGKEMQLPDFVWTRLTYAWIGFLIFMGAANLFVFTYFPDQWVNYKLFGTLGFTIIFSIAQGMYLMRFQPKEDQ, from the coding sequence ATGAAGATTTTGAGCGACTTATTCGCCGTATTCTTATTTTTCATCACATACATCATCACCAAAGACATGATTGCCGCAACAACTGTTGCGGTTATAGTCGGCATTGCCCAAGCTGCGCTGACCTTTTGGAAGCACCGCAAACTGGACACCATGCAATGGATCAGCCTGATTTTGATTGTCTTTTTTGGCGGTGCAACGATTCTGCTGAAAGACAACCGCTTTATCATGTGGAAACCGACCGTTCTGTTTTGGATCGGCGCAATCGTCATGCTGTTCAGCCACCTTGCCGGTAAAAACGGGCTTAAAGCCGTCATGGGCAAAGAAATGCAGCTCCCCGATTTTGTATGGACACGCCTGACTTATGCATGGATTGGCTTCCTGATTTTTATGGGTGCGGCCAACCTCTTTGTCTTTACGTATTTTCCAGACCAATGGGTCAATTACAAACTGTTCGGCACATTGGGTTTCACAATCATTTTTTCCATCGCACAGGGTATGTATCTGATGCGTTTCCAGCCTAAGGAGGATCAATAA
- a CDS encoding peptidyl-prolyl cis-trans isomerase: MNIKPKTAVLAILTLSTVGLATAKAPEIDPARIDSMVAEVLRQADQHPNQTAKPDGQAIRKDVVTRLQTLEVLKNEAIKAGLDKDAEVQNQFKNVEAEFYANQYAAYLERQTAVDDAELRRFYDQQTRIIKLQQVSFASAEEVRAAQELLLKGLSFEELMKRYPNPEQEFDGFISPQQLPPQLATAFADMNRGDVTHEPIQMENRFYLFKLSAVERNPNAEPFELVRNQIAQAVKRQKVENQIERILKENGINP; the protein is encoded by the coding sequence ATGAACATCAAGCCCAAAACTGCCGTTTTGGCTATCCTCACTCTATCAACCGTCGGCTTGGCAACCGCTAAAGCACCTGAAATCGATCCTGCCCGTATCGACAGCATGGTCGCCGAAGTATTGAGACAAGCCGATCAACATCCCAACCAGACTGCCAAACCCGATGGTCAGGCAATCCGCAAAGATGTGGTTACACGTTTGCAGACTTTGGAAGTTTTGAAAAATGAAGCCATCAAGGCTGGTTTGGACAAAGATGCAGAAGTGCAGAATCAGTTTAAAAACGTTGAAGCTGAGTTTTATGCCAACCAATACGCTGCTTATTTAGAACGCCAAACTGCGGTTGACGATGCCGAGTTGCGCCGTTTCTACGACCAGCAAACACGCATTATCAAGCTGCAACAAGTCAGCTTTGCTTCAGCCGAAGAAGTACGCGCAGCGCAAGAACTGCTGCTCAAAGGCTTGTCATTTGAAGAGCTGATGAAACGCTATCCCAACCCCGAACAAGAGTTCGACGGCTTCATCTCTCCGCAGCAGCTTCCGCCTCAACTGGCTACCGCTTTTGCCGACATGAACCGAGGCGATGTAACGCATGAGCCGATTCAAATGGAAAACCGTTTTTATCTGTTTAAACTCAGTGCCGTAGAGCGTAATCCTAATGCCGAACCTTTCGAACTGGTGCGTAATCAGATTGCCCAAGCTGTCAAACGACAAAAAGTCGAGAATCAGATCGAACGTATCTTGAAAGAAAACGGCATTAATCCGTAA